In one window of Metasolibacillus fluoroglycofenilyticus DNA:
- a CDS encoding penicillin acylase family protein: MGKIKSKKIINIAIWTVGILIILAGAAVAGVHMYVANSLPKIEGEVDLSILEADVKVTRDGMGVPHIVAQSEADLYKAQGYVQAQDRLFQMDLSRRQASGRLAEVIGENAVSTDKFFRTFSLRHAAEQSWNEYDAEAQQILEWYAEGVNAFIDEVKGTSKLSYEFKLLGYEPEPWTPVDSLTIGKFMAYDLGGNWNMLAFRHWALQNYTEEQVEELMIHYPEDAKSIIEANINNPVDVAGAFNVELLPNEFNGSNNWVVSGELTESGKPLLADDPHLGLNTPSIWYQMHLQSPEQNVSGVIFAGIPGIILGHNEKIAWGVTNVGPDVQDLYIETPNPDNPKQFKYDGKWEDAIVRNEPIKVKGGKTIGFEVVETRHGPIISELVFKEEEPTAVFSMQWTALQPTRELRAIIGFNKASNWEEFETALNDFRAPAQNFVFASTDGTIAYKANGDIPIRKKGDGQLPVPGDSSEYGWEGFIPYDELPTVVNPESGYIATANNQIIGDEYPYHITKFWAQPYRYERIVEMIESVKESIGTIDEETDEVYEGFTKAEMKAMQMDKKNLYAAEFLPGFLQTIKANDAEGKYADIISLMEEWELYDNRDDAQPLIWHFLIEEIKETIFKDQMPADVYEMMPGKYQIMDEMLRNAYAGNEGVWIEQAGGLDELVYGSFERAVADLQVKYGTSVAKWQWGSYHKILFKHPLASASDFIASYVNPETMAVGGSRVTVQAAANDANGYVNHGASWRFVADLADLKYTDHIVAPGQSGHFKSKWYDNQVSRWVYGRYHRTYINGEIDPAYDLILKAQ, from the coding sequence ATGGGGAAAATAAAGAGCAAAAAAATAATTAATATTGCCATTTGGACTGTTGGCATTTTAATTATTTTAGCTGGTGCGGCAGTAGCAGGCGTACATATGTATGTGGCAAACTCCTTGCCGAAAATTGAAGGAGAAGTTGATTTATCAATATTAGAAGCAGATGTTAAAGTGACACGCGATGGCATGGGTGTACCACATATCGTAGCGCAATCAGAGGCTGATTTATACAAGGCGCAAGGTTATGTACAGGCACAGGATCGTCTATTTCAAATGGATTTATCACGCCGTCAAGCGAGCGGTAGATTAGCGGAAGTAATTGGCGAAAATGCGGTATCAACAGATAAATTTTTCCGTACATTTAGCTTACGACATGCGGCTGAGCAATCGTGGAATGAGTATGATGCTGAGGCACAGCAAATTTTAGAATGGTATGCAGAAGGTGTAAATGCCTTTATTGATGAAGTAAAGGGCACTAGTAAGCTATCATATGAGTTTAAGCTGCTAGGATACGAGCCGGAGCCATGGACACCTGTCGATTCTTTAACAATCGGTAAATTTATGGCTTATGATTTAGGTGGAAACTGGAATATGCTAGCATTCCGCCATTGGGCTTTGCAAAATTATACAGAAGAGCAAGTTGAAGAATTAATGATTCATTATCCAGAAGATGCGAAATCGATTATTGAAGCAAACATAAATAATCCTGTTGATGTAGCAGGTGCTTTCAATGTAGAATTATTGCCAAATGAGTTTAATGGTAGCAATAACTGGGTTGTATCGGGCGAGTTAACAGAATCAGGTAAACCGCTATTAGCAGATGACCCGCATTTAGGATTAAATACACCATCGATCTGGTATCAAATGCATTTACAATCACCAGAACAAAATGTGAGTGGTGTTATTTTTGCGGGGATTCCGGGAATTATTTTAGGACATAATGAAAAAATTGCATGGGGAGTAACGAATGTTGGTCCGGATGTACAAGACTTGTATATCGAGACACCGAACCCTGATAACCCTAAACAATTCAAGTATGACGGCAAGTGGGAAGATGCGATTGTCAGAAACGAGCCAATCAAAGTAAAGGGTGGAAAAACAATTGGTTTCGAGGTTGTTGAAACTCGTCATGGTCCGATTATTTCAGAACTAGTATTTAAGGAAGAGGAGCCAACAGCCGTATTCTCTATGCAATGGACGGCATTGCAGCCAACGAGAGAACTGCGCGCAATTATTGGCTTTAATAAGGCGTCCAACTGGGAGGAATTCGAAACAGCATTAAACGATTTCCGCGCACCAGCACAAAATTTCGTCTTTGCTTCAACGGACGGTACAATTGCTTACAAAGCAAACGGTGACATTCCAATTCGCAAAAAAGGCGATGGTCAACTGCCAGTACCAGGGGATTCTTCTGAATATGGCTGGGAAGGCTTTATTCCTTATGATGAATTACCAACAGTAGTGAATCCAGAATCAGGCTATATTGCCACGGCAAACAACCAAATTATTGGGGATGAATACCCTTATCATATAACAAAGTTCTGGGCACAGCCATATCGCTATGAGCGCATTGTCGAAATGATTGAATCAGTAAAAGAAAGCATCGGCACAATTGATGAAGAAACTGATGAAGTGTATGAAGGCTTTACAAAAGCAGAAATGAAGGCGATGCAAATGGACAAGAAAAATTTATATGCAGCTGAATTTTTACCAGGCTTCCTACAAACGATTAAAGCAAATGATGCAGAGGGCAAATATGCTGATATTATCTCGTTAATGGAAGAATGGGAGCTGTATGATAATCGCGATGATGCACAGCCACTTATCTGGCATTTCTTAATTGAAGAAATTAAAGAAACAATTTTCAAAGACCAAATGCCTGCAGACGTTTATGAAATGATGCCGGGTAAATATCAAATTATGGATGAAATGCTGCGCAATGCATATGCGGGTAATGAAGGCGTATGGATTGAGCAGGCAGGTGGTTTAGACGAATTAGTATATGGCTCATTTGAGCGTGCCGTTGCAGATTTACAAGTGAAATACGGCACATCTGTAGCGAAATGGCAATGGGGAAGCTACCATAAAATCTTATTTAAACACCCACTTGCAAGCGCATCTGACTTTATCGCCTCGTATGTGAACCCAGAAACGATGGCGGTTGGTGGTTCACGTGTAACAGTGCAAGCTGCTGCGAATGATGCAAATGGCTATGTTAACCACGGTGCATCATGGCGCTTTGTAGCAGATTTAGCAGATTTGAAATACACAGACCATATTGTAGCACCGGGTCAAAGTGGACATTTTAAATCGAAATGGTATGACAACCAAGTATCACGTTGGGTATACGGTCGCTACCACCGCACGTATATTAATGGTGAAATTGATCCAGCCTATGATTTAATTTTAAAGGCACAATAA
- a CDS encoding exodeoxyribonuclease III: MKFISWNVNGIRACITKGFLDYFHAMDADFFCIQESKCQEGQVDLQLEGYYQYWNYAQKKGYSGTAIFTKHRPQHVYYGVGDEQDEVEGRIITLEYENFYLVNVYTPNAQRDLARLPYRIEWEEKLALYLKQLDAQKPVIYCGDLNVAHRDIDLKNAKANQGNSGVTIEERAKMTELLDAGFCDTFRTLYPERTDVYTWWSYMNKVRERNIGWRIDYFIVSERIMKHVQEADIHSQILGSDHCPILLKLEVDAI, translated from the coding sequence ATGAAGTTTATTTCATGGAATGTCAACGGTATTCGCGCATGTATAACGAAAGGCTTTTTGGATTATTTTCATGCGATGGATGCAGATTTTTTCTGTATTCAAGAATCGAAATGTCAAGAAGGACAAGTTGATTTACAACTGGAAGGGTATTATCAATATTGGAATTATGCACAGAAAAAAGGCTATTCTGGCACTGCTATTTTTACAAAGCACAGACCACAGCATGTGTATTACGGAGTTGGTGATGAACAAGATGAGGTAGAGGGGCGTATTATTACGTTGGAATACGAAAACTTCTATTTGGTAAATGTTTATACGCCGAATGCGCAGCGTGATTTAGCAAGGCTCCCTTACCGCATAGAATGGGAAGAAAAATTAGCGCTCTATTTGAAGCAACTTGATGCACAAAAACCCGTCATTTATTGTGGTGACTTAAATGTGGCACATCGTGATATTGATTTGAAAAATGCCAAGGCCAATCAAGGAAACTCCGGTGTGACGATAGAGGAACGTGCCAAAATGACGGAGTTACTGGACGCAGGCTTCTGTGATACATTCCGCACATTGTATCCAGAGCGTACGGATGTTTATACATGGTGGTCGTATATGAATAAGGTACGCGAGCGTAATATTGGTTGGCGCATCGATTATTTTATTGTGTCAGAGCGCATTATGAAGCATGTACAGGAGGCGGATATTCATTCACAAATTTTAGGGAGTGATCATTGTCCTATCCTATTAAAACTAGAAGTAGACGCAATCTGA
- the murB gene encoding UDP-N-acetylmuramate dehydrogenase: MTLQQWVNDLSQIINPSNIKINESLKTYTMTKLGGHADILVMPNTEQEAQAIVKYAHQHKIPLLMLGNGSNMVVRDGGVRGIVINFSKLNKISITEGLVFAQGGALLKDVSKYAAAESLTGLEFACGIPGSIGGAMAMNAGAYGGEIKDVIVETVVLTKDGERIVLTKDELELGYRTSVIAKEGYYVLSSTFQLQRGEQHMIDAKIADLTHQRESRQPLEYPSAGSVFKRPPGHFAGKLIQDSDLQGKGVGGAEVSQKHAGFIINKNNATATDYIETIQMVQRVVKEKFDVDLELEVKIVGEDA; encoded by the coding sequence ATGACATTACAACAGTGGGTAAATGATTTATCACAAATCATCAATCCTTCAAATATTAAAATAAATGAATCATTAAAAACGTATACAATGACAAAATTAGGTGGTCATGCGGATATTCTCGTTATGCCAAATACCGAGCAAGAGGCGCAGGCTATTGTGAAATATGCACACCAGCACAAAATTCCATTACTAATGCTTGGAAATGGCTCGAATATGGTTGTCCGAGATGGTGGGGTACGTGGTATTGTCATTAATTTTTCTAAATTAAATAAAATTTCAATAACAGAAGGTCTTGTTTTTGCACAAGGAGGCGCATTACTGAAGGATGTTTCGAAATATGCGGCAGCCGAGAGCTTAACAGGCTTGGAATTTGCTTGCGGCATACCGGGGTCAATCGGTGGTGCGATGGCGATGAATGCTGGGGCATATGGTGGTGAAATTAAAGATGTAATTGTGGAAACAGTCGTGTTAACGAAAGACGGGGAACGCATCGTCTTGACGAAGGATGAATTAGAGCTAGGCTACCGTACAAGTGTTATTGCTAAAGAGGGCTACTATGTTTTATCCTCGACTTTCCAATTGCAACGTGGTGAACAGCATATGATTGATGCGAAAATTGCTGATTTAACGCATCAAAGAGAGTCACGTCAGCCCTTAGAATACCCTTCAGCAGGAAGTGTGTTTAAGCGCCCGCCTGGTCATTTTGCGGGGAAATTAATTCAAGATAGCGATTTGCAAGGAAAAGGTGTCGGGGGGGCAGAGGTGTCGCAGAAGCATGCGGGCTTTATTATTAATAAAAACAATGCAACGGCGACAGATTATATCGAAACAATTCAAATGGTACAACGCGTTGTAAAGGAAAAATTCGATGTTGATTTAGAGCTTGAAGTAAAAATTGTTGGTGAAGACGCATAA
- a CDS encoding winged helix-turn-helix transcriptional regulator — translation MTEQKLCPRLAKAMELLGKRWTILIIHQLIDGPKRFNEIESALPISGRLLSERLKELEREEIVERKVYAESPVRVEYKLTEKGQSLLGAVREIEKWSQTWL, via the coding sequence ATGACTGAACAAAAATTATGTCCACGGCTGGCAAAGGCAATGGAGTTATTAGGGAAGCGTTGGACGATACTTATTATTCATCAGTTAATAGATGGTCCGAAGCGCTTTAATGAGATTGAATCGGCCCTTCCGATAAGCGGGCGTTTATTGTCTGAGCGTTTAAAAGAGCTTGAAAGGGAAGAAATTGTGGAGCGCAAAGTGTATGCTGAATCACCAGTTCGTGTCGAATATAAATTGACAGAAAAGGGGCAGTCACTACTGGGTGCAGTTCGCGAAATTGAAAAATGGTCACAAACTTGGTTGTAA
- a CDS encoding ABC transporter ATP-binding protein: protein MEQTSKTKSGAFQSFVALLKSLNWPIGMIILALSITLAETIASLVLPLVTMNLVDNLTADLFNWRMLAIILAVFIVQAVAGGVSFYLLTFIGERIVADLREKLWHKVLRLPVNYYDTNETGATMSRITQDTTTLKTLITQQMVQVISGAISIIGAIILLFIIDWKMTLILLISVPVSLLIMMPLGKIMQKIAIATQSEMASFSGLLGRILADIRLVKAYNAESFENERGNKAIRSLFGYGLKEARVQALISPIMTLLMMLVLVVILGYGGTQVASGALSAGALVAIIFYLFQIIVPFAQMATFFTSFQKAMGATERIQEIFSMPSETSAKAQPATQGTITFDNVSFQYNETKQILQNLSFTASPGTVTALVGPSGGGKTTIFSLLERFYEPTNGQITFNNQPISTFDLQAWRSKIGYVSQESPLLSGTIADNITYGMKQPPTEEQLKAAAKAANALQFIEELPEGFATEVGERGMKLSGGQRQRIAIARALLHNPQILLLDEATSNLDSGSEIYVQEALQRLMHGRTTFIIAHRLATILHADTILFIEKGQITGQGAHEELLAKHQLYREFSAGQGLAE, encoded by the coding sequence ATGGAACAGACTTCTAAAACAAAATCAGGTGCTTTTCAATCATTTGTAGCTTTATTAAAAAGCTTAAATTGGCCCATTGGCATGATTATTTTAGCATTATCGATTACATTAGCAGAAACTATTGCTAGCCTTGTTTTACCATTAGTAACAATGAATTTAGTTGATAATTTGACCGCTGACTTATTCAATTGGCGCATGCTTGCAATTATTTTGGCTGTTTTCATCGTGCAAGCAGTTGCTGGAGGGGTGTCATTTTATTTATTGACGTTTATCGGGGAGCGAATCGTTGCGGATTTACGTGAGAAATTATGGCATAAAGTGTTGCGTTTGCCTGTCAATTATTATGATACGAATGAAACAGGTGCAACGATGAGCCGTATTACACAAGATACGACTACATTAAAAACGCTGATTACTCAGCAAATGGTACAAGTCATTTCTGGTGCTATTTCCATTATCGGTGCAATTATTTTGCTTTTTATTATCGATTGGAAAATGACGCTCATTTTACTTATTAGCGTACCGGTTTCGCTGCTTATTATGATGCCCCTCGGTAAAATTATGCAGAAAATTGCCATTGCTACCCAATCTGAAATGGCTTCTTTTTCCGGTTTACTTGGACGTATTTTAGCAGATATTCGACTAGTAAAGGCATATAATGCAGAGTCCTTTGAAAACGAGCGAGGTAATAAAGCAATTCGCTCTCTATTCGGCTATGGTTTGAAAGAAGCGCGCGTTCAGGCACTTATCTCTCCAATCATGACATTGTTAATGATGCTTGTCCTCGTTGTTATTTTAGGCTATGGAGGAACACAGGTAGCAAGTGGTGCTTTGTCTGCTGGTGCGCTTGTCGCAATTATTTTTTACTTGTTTCAAATTATCGTGCCTTTTGCTCAAATGGCTACATTTTTCACATCATTCCAAAAGGCAATGGGTGCAACCGAGCGCATTCAGGAAATTTTCTCTATGCCTAGTGAAACGAGTGCAAAAGCTCAGCCCGCAACACAGGGCACAATTACTTTTGACAATGTAAGCTTTCAATACAATGAAACAAAGCAAATATTGCAAAACCTTAGCTTTACTGCCTCGCCTGGTACAGTAACAGCACTTGTCGGACCAAGCGGTGGTGGAAAGACAACAATCTTTTCACTTTTAGAACGTTTTTATGAGCCAACAAATGGGCAAATTACATTTAATAATCAGCCGATTTCTACTTTTGATTTACAGGCTTGGCGCAGTAAAATTGGCTATGTTTCACAGGAAAGCCCATTATTAAGCGGGACAATTGCAGACAATATCACATACGGTATGAAGCAGCCGCCTACTGAGGAGCAATTAAAAGCGGCCGCTAAAGCGGCAAATGCACTACAATTTATCGAGGAATTGCCGGAAGGTTTTGCTACAGAAGTTGGTGAACGTGGCATGAAGCTATCAGGCGGACAGCGTCAACGCATCGCCATTGCAAGAGCCTTGCTACATAATCCACAAATTTTACTTTTAGACGAAGCAACATCTAATTTGGATAGCGGCTCAGAAATATATGTGCAAGAGGCGCTTCAGCGCTTAATGCACGGCCGTACAACATTCATTATCGCACACCGTCTAGCCACTATTTTGCACGCTGATACAATTTTATTTATTGAAAAGGGTCAAATTACGGGGCAAGGTGCACATGAGGAACTCCTTGCCAAGCATCAACTGTATCGAGAATTTTCAGCAGGACAAGGGCTTGCTGAATAA
- a CDS encoding bifunctional 2',3'-cyclic-nucleotide 2'-phosphodiesterase/3'-nucleotidase produces the protein MKNKIFTGTVASLMLAAGLGGMTSAEAAEESVTRGDYVVQLIKELGVELGDGSTVTFKDVSKELAPYVEKAVELNLINGKSTDTFAPDEKLTRLHAFVIAARGLATENAPLDILAKFADNAKIHASHKQDMANAAALEILNGFADGTINHTKIVTEQQMELIVKRFVEQYNNAATLAEEDEAKVALRILGTSDIHTNLADYNYYLDQQAKDIGLANTATLIDEARAENPNHLLFDNGDLIQGTPLGSYKALEAKLQPDEMHPAVAALNALGYDAATLGNHEFNYGLDYLNEVMDDAEFTWVNANVRDAKTGDYYFEPYAILLREVVDEDGDKHMIKVGVTGIVPTQILGWDAIHLTGKVTVDQPLDALEKVIPDMEAAGADVIIVLSHSGIGSDKNVQGNENVGYQITQLEGVDALITGHSHLQFPGDYQDLVNVNQEKGTINGVPTVMPGAYGSHLGVIDLELELEGSEWIVTNGTGAIRSIERDELVPSKEVIAAIQDAHEGTLEYIRRAVGETSAPINSYFGLVQDTAAIEIITQAQTWFIQNQLKGTVDAELPILSAGAPFKAGSRDNASDYTNIPAGPLAIKNMADIYHYDNTIATVKVTGADVIEWLEMAAGVFATIDPTKTEEQNIIDSEARSYNFDVLDGVTYEIDVTSPAKYDRRGNVVDETANRIKNVQFDGKPIDLSQEFLIIANNYRVGGSYGANFVKEDQSNLTVYAHENRQAIIDYIIEKGTINPQANNNWKFVAFPENIRVVFLTADVAKNYIPEGNNIEYIGPDANGFGKFLLK, from the coding sequence ATGAAGAATAAAATTTTCACAGGGACAGTAGCATCATTAATGTTAGCGGCAGGCTTAGGTGGAATGACATCTGCTGAAGCAGCAGAGGAATCTGTTACGCGTGGTGATTATGTTGTGCAATTAATTAAGGAACTAGGTGTGGAGCTGGGGGATGGTTCTACCGTTACTTTTAAAGATGTATCAAAGGAGCTAGCACCATATGTGGAAAAGGCAGTTGAACTAAATTTAATTAACGGTAAATCGACAGACACCTTTGCACCAGATGAAAAATTAACACGATTACATGCCTTTGTTATTGCGGCACGTGGCTTAGCAACAGAAAATGCACCACTCGATATATTGGCTAAATTTGCCGACAATGCAAAAATTCATGCATCCCATAAGCAGGATATGGCGAATGCAGCGGCATTAGAAATTTTGAATGGCTTTGCAGATGGTACGATTAACCATACGAAAATTGTGACTGAGCAACAAATGGAACTTATCGTTAAACGCTTTGTAGAGCAGTACAATAACGCAGCCACATTAGCTGAAGAAGATGAGGCAAAAGTTGCTTTACGTATTTTAGGTACATCAGATATTCATACAAATTTAGCTGACTATAATTATTATTTAGACCAACAGGCAAAGGATATAGGCCTAGCAAATACAGCTACATTAATTGACGAAGCGCGTGCTGAAAACCCGAACCATTTATTATTCGATAATGGTGATTTAATTCAGGGTACACCATTAGGCTCCTATAAAGCGCTTGAGGCAAAATTGCAGCCAGACGAGATGCATCCAGCAGTAGCAGCACTTAATGCTTTGGGCTATGATGCCGCAACATTAGGGAATCATGAATTTAATTATGGCTTAGATTATTTGAATGAGGTAATGGATGATGCAGAGTTCACTTGGGTAAATGCAAATGTGCGCGATGCGAAAACAGGTGATTATTATTTTGAGCCATATGCTATTTTATTGCGTGAGGTTGTTGATGAAGACGGCGATAAGCATATGATTAAAGTAGGAGTAACAGGTATCGTGCCTACACAAATTTTAGGCTGGGATGCAATTCATCTCACGGGTAAAGTAACAGTCGATCAGCCACTGGATGCATTAGAAAAAGTAATTCCTGACATGGAGGCTGCTGGAGCGGATGTAATTATTGTACTTTCGCACTCTGGTATTGGCTCTGATAAAAATGTGCAAGGTAATGAAAATGTAGGTTATCAAATTACACAATTAGAAGGTGTAGATGCATTAATTACAGGACATTCCCATTTACAGTTTCCAGGTGATTATCAAGATTTAGTGAATGTTAATCAAGAAAAAGGAACAATTAATGGTGTACCAACAGTTATGCCTGGTGCATATGGTAGTCATTTGGGTGTTATTGATTTGGAGTTAGAGCTTGAAGGGAGTGAGTGGATTGTAACAAATGGTACAGGTGCAATTCGTTCCATTGAGCGTGATGAGCTAGTACCATCCAAAGAAGTAATAGCTGCTATTCAGGATGCACATGAAGGAACTTTAGAATATATTCGTCGCGCAGTTGGTGAAACATCAGCACCAATTAATAGCTATTTCGGCTTAGTGCAGGATACTGCGGCAATTGAGATTATTACACAGGCGCAAACTTGGTTTATTCAAAATCAGCTTAAGGGGACAGTAGACGCTGAATTGCCAATTTTATCAGCAGGCGCACCGTTTAAAGCAGGCTCTCGTGACAATGCAAGCGACTATACAAATATTCCAGCAGGCCCGTTAGCAATTAAAAACATGGCTGATATTTATCATTATGACAATACGATAGCCACTGTTAAAGTAACAGGTGCAGATGTAATTGAATGGCTAGAAATGGCAGCAGGTGTGTTTGCCACGATTGACCCGACTAAAACAGAAGAGCAAAATATTATTGATTCAGAGGCACGCTCATACAATTTTGACGTGTTAGATGGTGTAACATATGAAATCGATGTAACATCCCCAGCAAAATACGACCGTCGGGGTAATGTCGTAGATGAAACTGCAAACCGTATTAAAAATGTACAATTTGATGGTAAGCCAATTGATTTGTCACAAGAATTTTTAATTATTGCGAATAACTACCGTGTAGGTGGCTCTTACGGGGCTAATTTTGTGAAAGAGGATCAATCAAACTTAACGGTGTATGCTCATGAAAACCGTCAAGCAATTATTGACTATATTATTGAAAAAGGTACAATCAACCCACAAGCAAATAATAATTGGAAGTTTGTAGCCTTCCCTGAAAATATAAGAGTAGTTTTTCTTACTGCTGATGTAGCAAAAAACTATATTCCAGAAGGAAACAATATTGAATATATCGGACCAGATGCGAATGGTTTTGGGAAGTTTTTATTGAAATAA
- a CDS encoding FMN-dependent NADH-azoreductase, translated as MTNVLVIKANNRPDGVSTQMYEAFIEEAKAQGIEFSTFDVFEENLAYFGQELFNAFGKAQAGEELNEKEAASLASFNKSREALTAADVVVFAFPLWNLTIPAALQSFIDYTYGAGYSFKYDENGNLVSLMTDKKYIILSARGGIYSTPEAAGSEMAVNYINNVIGGVYGMQKVDEVVIEGHNANPAKAQEIIAEGLEKVKTVAKNLTAVLV; from the coding sequence ATGACAAACGTATTAGTAATAAAAGCAAATAACCGCCCAGATGGCGTTTCAACACAAATGTACGAGGCTTTCATTGAGGAAGCAAAAGCTCAAGGTATTGAATTCTCAACATTTGATGTATTTGAAGAAAATTTAGCATATTTCGGACAAGAGCTATTTAACGCTTTCGGTAAAGCACAAGCAGGCGAAGAGTTAAACGAAAAGGAAGCTGCTTCATTAGCATCTTTCAATAAATCACGTGAAGCATTAACAGCAGCAGATGTAGTCGTATTTGCATTCCCATTATGGAACTTAACAATTCCAGCAGCATTACAATCATTTATCGATTACACATATGGCGCAGGCTATTCATTCAAATATGATGAAAACGGCAATTTAGTAAGCTTAATGACGGACAAAAAATATATTATTTTATCAGCTCGCGGTGGTATTTATTCAACACCAGAGGCTGCAGGCTCCGAAATGGCTGTTAATTATATTAACAACGTAATCGGTGGCGTTTATGGTATGCAAAAAGTAGACGAAGTTGTTATCGAAGGGCATAACGCAAACCCAGCGAAAGCACAAGAGATTATTGCAGAAGGTTTAGAAAAAGTAAAAACTGTAGCGAAAAATTTAACAGCTGTATTAGTTTAA